A genomic window from Neoarius graeffei isolate fNeoGra1 chromosome 5, fNeoGra1.pri, whole genome shotgun sequence includes:
- the csnk2a1 gene encoding casein kinase II subunit alpha — translation MSGPVSSRSRVYPDVNTQRPREYWDYESHVVEWGNQDDYQLVRKLGRGKYSEVFEAINITNNEKVVVKILKPVKKKKIKREIKILENLRGGPNIITLLDIVKDPVSRTPALVFEHVNNTDFKQLYQTLSDYDIRFYMYEILKALDYCHSMGIMHRDVKPHNVMIDHEHRKLRLIDWGLAEFYHPNQEYNVRVASRYFKGPELLVDYQMYDYSLDMWSLGCMLASMIFRKEPFFHGHDNYDQLVRIAKVLGTEDLYDYIDKYNIELDPRFNDILGRHSRKRWERFVHSENQHLVSTEALDFLDKLLRYDHQARLTAREAMDHPYFYPIVKDQGRGATATGMAASSTPVSSSSMMAGITSMAASTQPIGSIAAGSPVISAPNTLATQVPAATGAQP, via the exons ATGTCCGGTCCTGTCTCAAGCCGCTCTCGAGTTTACCCTGATGtaaacacacagagacccagagagtaCTGGGATTATGAGTCCCATGTGGTAGAGTGGGG AAATCAGGATGACTATCAACTTGTGCGAAAGCTGGGTCGAGGAAAATACAGTGAAGTGTTTGAAGCCATAAACATTACAAACAATGAGAAAGTCGTGGTGAAAATACTGAAg CCTGTGAAAAAGAAGAAAATCAAGCGAGAAATTAAAATTCTTGAGAACCTGAGAGGAGGCCCTAATATCATAACTCTTTTAGACATCGTCAAGGATCCTGTG TCTCGGACGCCAGCCCTGGTTTTTGAGCATGTAAACAACACAGATTTCAAG CAATTGTATCAAACATTATCGGATTATGACATTCGCTTCTACATGTATGAAATTCTGAAG GCTCTAGACTACTGTCACAGCATGGGAATTATGCACAGGGACGTCAAACCACACAATGTCATGATTGACCATGAGCACAGAAAG CTTCGTCTGATAGACTGGGGCTTGGCTGAGTTTTATCATCCAAACCAGGAGTACAATGTGCGAGTCGCTTCCAGGTACTTCAAAGGTCCTGAGCTGCTTGTTGACTACCAG ATGTATGACTATAGTTTGGACATGTGGAGTTTGGGTTGCATGCTGGCCAGTATGATCTTCAGGAAGGAACCTTTTTTCCATGGACATGACAACTATGACCAG CTTGTACGGATTGCAAAAGTCCTTGGCACAGAAGACCTGTATGATTACATTGACAAATACAACATTGAACTGGACCCACGCTTTAATGACATTTTGGGAAG GCATTCGCGTAAGCGATGGGAGCGCTTTGTGCATAGTGAGAACCAGCACCTCGTGAGCACTGAGGCTCTGGACTTCCTGGACAAGCTGCTGCGTTACGACCACCAGGCTCGCCTGACTGCACGTGAAGCTATGGATCACCCGTACTTCT ACCCCATTGTGAAGGACCAGGGTAGAGGAGCTACTGCTACTGGAATGGCTGCTAGCTCCACTCCAGTCAGCTCTTCTAGTATGATGGCAG GCATCACCTCAATGGCAGCCAGCACACAGCCCATAGGCAGCATTGCAGCTGGCTCTCCTGTCATCTCTGCCCCCAACACGCTGGCTACACAAGTACCTGCTGCCACGGGAGCCCAACCATAA